A single genomic interval of Pyrus communis chromosome 5, drPyrComm1.1, whole genome shotgun sequence harbors:
- the LOC137733793 gene encoding large ribosomal subunit protein eL43, protein MTKRTKKAGIVGKYGTRYGASLRKQIKKMEVSQHSKYFCEFCGKYAVKRKAVGIWGCKDCGKVKAGGAYTLNTASAVTVRSTIRRLREQTES, encoded by the exons ACTAAGAGAACCAAGAAGGCGGGCATTGTTGGGAAGTACG GCACCCGATATGGTGCTAGTCTGAGGAAGCAAATCAAGAAGATGGAAGTCTCTCAGCACAGCAAGTACTTCTGTGAGTTCTGTGGGAAG TACGCGGTGAAGCGTAAGGCTGTTGGAATTTGGGGTTGCAAAGATTGTGGCAAAGTGAAAGCCGGAGGCGCCTACACACTGAA TACTGCTAGTGCTGTGACCGTTAGGAGCACCATCCGAAGGCTGAGGGAGCAGACCGAGAGTTAG
- the LOC137734654 gene encoding uncharacterized protein — translation MHQKKSEAQIGTESIGVSSDYNPISASAAAAAAAPPPSPPYSSFSSISHQFNHISQFPRYPSQHFPHHDPPIPQTTPYKRPVLTQAPSSLSKSPTLHKFPPPPQKPPLFSPSIAAKSAFFRLLRRVNRLRRLLLLLSLPFFYFLVSHPSHSFFLDFLSAFAFSAALLFSLNLALPRLPSIRLFLARSFPIKLKTSSRPPLPVFWSIGSRPKAEKRGNSGCWVQVYSNGDVYEGEFHKGKCSGSGVYYYYMSGRYEGDWVDGKYDGYGVETWARGSRYRGQYRQGLRHGFGVYRFYTGDVYAGEWSNGQSHGCGIHTCEDGSRYVGEFKWGVKHGLGHYHFRNGDTYAGEYFADKMHGFGVYRFANGHRYEGAWHEGRRQGLGMYTFRNGETQAGHWQNGVLDVPSTQNAIYPVSPVAVNHSKVLNAVQEARMVSEKAYDVAKVDERVNRAVTAANRAANAARVAAVKAVQKQMQHNSSSDHMPIQIV, via the exons ATGCATCAGAAGAAATCAGAAGCTCAGATCGGAACAGAAAGCATTGGCGTCTCTTCCGATTACAACCCAATCTCAGCCtctgccgccgccgccgccgccgcacCACCGCCATCGCCGCCTTATTCTTCCTTCTCCTCGATTTCCCACCAATTCAATCACATCTCCCAATTCCCTCGTTACCCATCTCAACATTTTCCCCACCATGACCCCCCAATCCCTCAAACCACACCTTACAAGCGACCCGTTTTGACCCAAGCCCCCTCCTCCCTCTCCAAATCCCCGACCCTCCACAAATTCCCACCTCCGCCGCAAAAACCACCTCTCTTTTCCCCATCCATCGCTGCCAAATCCGCCTTCTTTCGCCTCCTCCGTCGCGTTAACCGCCTTCGCCGCCTCCTCCTACTGCTTTCTTTGCCCTTCTTTTACTTCCTGGTCTCTCACCCTAGCCACTCTTTCTTCCTCGACTTCCTCTCCGCCTTCGCTTTCTCCGCCGCATTGCTCTTCTCCCTCAATCTCGCCCTCCCTCGCCTCCCGTCCATACGGCTGTTCCTCGCCAGGTCTTTCCCAATCAAGCTCAAGACCTCCTCTAGGCCGCCGCTCCCGGTGTTTTGGTCAATCGGGTCGCGGCCCAAAGCCGAAAAGAGAGGGAATTCGGGGTGTTGGGTTCAGGTTTACAGCAATGGAGACGTGTATGAGGGTGAATTTCACAAGGGGAAATGTTCAGGAAGTGGGGTGTATTACTATTACATGAGTGGGAGGTACGAGGGGGATTGGGTTGATGGTAAGTATGATGGTTATGGCGTCGAGACGTGGGCGAGAGGAAGCCGGTATCGCGGGCAGTATAGGCAGGGCTTGAGGCATGGTTTTGGGGTGTATAGGTTTTACACTGGGGATGTTTATGCAGGGGAATGGTCTAATGGGCAGAGTCATGGGTGTGGAATTCATACCTGTGAGGATGGGAGTAGATATGTTGGGGAATTCAAGTGGGGTGTCAAGCACGGCCTTGGTCACTACCATTTCAG aaatggTGACACGTATGCTGGAGAATATTTTGCGGATAAAATGCATGGGTTTGGGGTCTATCGATTTGCAAATGGGCATAGGTATGAGGGAGCTTGGCATGAGGGTAGAAGGCAAGGGCTTGGTATGTACACGTTTAGAAATGGGGAAACTCAAGCTGGTCACTGGCAAAATGGAGTCCTTGATGTTCCAAGCACACAGAATGCAATTTATCCTGTATCTCCCGTTGCTGTTAATCATTCCAAAGTACTTAATGCGGTTCAG GAAGCAAGAATGGTGTCCGAGAAGGCCTATGATGTAGCCAAGGTGGATGAAAGAGTGAACAGGGCCGTAACGGCAGCTAATAGGGCAGCAAATGCAGCTAGAGTAGCAGCAGTGAAAGCTGTCCAGAAACAAATGCAGCATAACAGTAGCAGTGACCACATGCCAATTCAAATTGTATGA